Proteins encoded by one window of Hyphomicrobium nitrativorans NL23:
- the metX gene encoding homoserine O-acetyltransferase MetX → MATFSAEPGGDSPSVKPTSGQRLFEVHSPSSSLIVFPEDAPLRLESGQLLAPLSIAYQTYGTLNADKSNAILICHALTGDQHVANVHPITGKSGWWETLVGPGKPVDTNRFFVICPNILGGCMGSTGPASLNPKTGKPYGVDFPVITIGDMVDAQVRLIDHLGIDVLFSVIGGSMGGMQVLEWVTRQKHRVATAIPIATAPWHSAQNIAFHEVGRQAVMADPDWRSGNYYEAGVVPKNGLAVARMAAHITYLSEKALQGKFGRNLQDRKARSFSFDADFKIESYLRHQGSTFVDRFDANSYLYITRAMDYFDLEGAYGGKLANAFAGTTAEICVVSFTSDWLYPTRDSKAIVKALNAVAANVSFVEIESDKGHDAFLLDEPEFHATARGFLSAAAAKRGLAQASEAR, encoded by the coding sequence ATGGCCACATTTTCTGCGGAGCCTGGGGGCGACAGCCCGTCGGTTAAGCCCACGTCAGGCCAGCGGCTGTTCGAGGTTCATAGCCCGTCGAGCTCGCTCATCGTCTTTCCCGAGGATGCGCCGCTCCGGCTCGAATCCGGGCAGCTTCTCGCGCCGCTGTCCATCGCCTACCAGACCTACGGCACGCTCAATGCCGATAAATCGAACGCGATCCTCATTTGTCACGCGCTGACGGGCGATCAGCATGTTGCAAACGTCCATCCGATCACGGGCAAGTCCGGATGGTGGGAGACACTGGTCGGGCCCGGCAAGCCGGTCGATACGAACCGCTTTTTCGTGATCTGTCCCAACATCCTCGGCGGATGCATGGGTTCGACGGGGCCCGCGTCGCTCAATCCGAAGACCGGCAAGCCTTATGGCGTGGACTTTCCCGTCATCACCATCGGCGACATGGTGGATGCGCAGGTGCGCCTGATCGACCATCTCGGCATCGACGTGCTGTTCTCGGTGATCGGCGGCTCCATGGGCGGCATGCAGGTGCTGGAATGGGTGACGCGCCAAAAGCATCGCGTGGCGACCGCCATTCCAATCGCAACCGCGCCGTGGCATTCGGCGCAGAACATCGCCTTTCACGAAGTCGGGCGACAGGCGGTGATGGCCGATCCCGACTGGCGGAGCGGCAACTACTACGAAGCCGGTGTTGTGCCGAAGAACGGGCTCGCGGTTGCGCGGATGGCGGCGCACATCACGTATCTCTCGGAGAAGGCGTTGCAGGGCAAGTTTGGCCGCAACCTGCAGGACCGGAAAGCGCGGTCGTTTTCGTTCGATGCTGATTTCAAGATCGAGAGCTACCTGCGCCATCAGGGCTCGACGTTCGTCGATAGGTTCGACGCGAACAGCTATCTCTACATCACGCGGGCCATGGACTATTTCGATCTCGAAGGCGCATACGGCGGCAAGCTTGCGAATGCATTCGCGGGGACGACGGCGGAGATCTGCGTCGTCTCCTTCACCAGCGACTGGCTCTATCCGACGCGAGACAGCAAGGCGATCGTGAAGGCACTCAACGCCGTGGCGGCCAACGTGAGTTTCGTCGAAATCGAGAGCGACAAGGGGCACGACGCGTTTCTGCTCGACGAGCCGGAATTCCATGCGACGGCGCGGGGTTTTCTTTCCGCTGCCGCCGCCAAGCGCGGGCTCGCGCAGGCTTCGGAGGCGCGCTGA
- the metW gene encoding methionine biosynthesis protein MetW yields the protein MEKAVPFTGQQRADHVLIAEMVKPGSRVLDVGCGDGALLKLLAEQKGVDGRGVELSREKVNLCVQSGLAVIQGDADHDLADYPDQAFDYAILSLTIQATRDPKTVLANLLRIGRHAIVSFPNFGHWRIRTQLLFTGRMPMTPNLPEPWFSTADAHLCTIKDFVDLVALVDAEVEDAVAFNSQGQRLPIKTSISLQNLLGEKAVFKLRGRLA from the coding sequence ATGGAGAAAGCCGTTCCATTCACCGGACAGCAGCGGGCCGATCACGTTCTGATCGCGGAGATGGTGAAGCCCGGTTCGCGCGTGCTCGACGTTGGTTGTGGCGACGGCGCGCTGCTCAAGCTGCTTGCGGAGCAGAAGGGCGTCGACGGGCGCGGTGTCGAGCTTTCGCGCGAGAAGGTGAACCTTTGCGTGCAGAGCGGGCTTGCGGTGATCCAGGGCGATGCGGATCACGATCTGGCCGACTATCCCGATCAGGCGTTCGACTACGCCATTCTCTCGCTCACGATCCAGGCGACGCGCGATCCCAAGACCGTGCTCGCCAATCTGCTCCGGATCGGGCGTCATGCGATCGTGTCGTTTCCGAACTTCGGGCACTGGCGCATCCGGACACAGCTTCTGTTTACGGGGCGCATGCCGATGACGCCCAATCTTCCGGAGCCATGGTTCTCCACGGCGGACGCGCACCTCTGCACCATCAAAGACTTCGTCGATCTTGTCGCGCTCGTCGATGCGGAGGTGGAAGATGCGGTGGCTTTCAATAGCCAGGGACAGCGGCTGCCGATCAAGACGTCGATCTCGCTTCAGAACCTGCTCGGCGAGAAGGCCGTATTCAAGCTGAGGGGGCGGCTGGCTTAA
- a CDS encoding FkbM family methyltransferase: protein MAETEDATPERAWGAYAPAGVSALCIGAIRSGLVHGAMRRPFRRVMQSRSPVCDVEVDGIKLRCWIGENFTEQMLVERGLHKDAPGIRRIESVLAPGDVFVDIGANCGLFTLFAARAVGPKGRVLAIEPSPKMVRRIRFNVAANLAEHVTIVQAAVGAEDGSATLYGGEHPGLASLCADVGGSGTEVPVAPLLSLVQRAGLDRIDVLKIDIEGYEDRALVPFLRTAQRALWPRLILIEKDHAARWETDCLAALHDAGYRDIWTDGSDLLLERPRSFA, encoded by the coding sequence ATGGCCGAAACCGAAGACGCAACGCCCGAGCGCGCGTGGGGCGCATACGCACCCGCAGGCGTTTCAGCTCTCTGCATCGGTGCGATCCGGTCCGGCCTGGTTCACGGCGCGATGCGTCGCCCGTTTCGACGCGTCATGCAAAGCCGCAGCCCCGTCTGCGATGTCGAAGTGGACGGCATAAAGCTGCGCTGCTGGATCGGAGAAAACTTTACCGAGCAGATGCTGGTCGAACGCGGCCTCCACAAGGACGCGCCCGGGATACGGCGGATCGAGAGCGTGCTTGCGCCCGGCGATGTCTTCGTCGATATCGGCGCAAACTGCGGGCTTTTCACGCTATTCGCCGCCCGTGCGGTGGGACCGAAAGGCCGCGTTCTCGCCATCGAGCCTTCGCCGAAAATGGTGCGGCGCATACGCTTCAACGTCGCAGCGAACTTGGCAGAACACGTCACCATCGTGCAGGCCGCCGTTGGCGCGGAAGATGGCAGCGCCACCCTCTACGGCGGCGAGCACCCCGGCCTTGCAAGCCTGTGCGCAGATGTCGGCGGCTCGGGAACGGAGGTGCCCGTGGCCCCGCTGCTGTCTCTCGTCCAACGCGCGGGCCTCGACCGGATCGATGTGCTCAAAATCGACATCGAGGGATACGAGGATCGCGCCTTGGTCCCGTTCCTTCGCACGGCCCAACGCGCGCTGTGGCCGCGGCTGATCCTGATCGAAAAGGATCACGCCGCCCGATGGGAAACCGATTGCCTCGCAGCTCTCCACGACGCGGGTTATCGCGATATCTGGACGGACGGCAGCGACCTGCTTCTGGAACGTCCGCGAAGTTTCGCTTAA
- a CDS encoding class I SAM-dependent methyltransferase, which yields MHLDVATLRDFYATPLGKIARRVLARRIRTLWPTVSGETVAGLGFGTPFLGAFRAEAGNVAAFMPASQGALIWPAGNPILSSLVEDHCLPVRDNAIDRLLVVHGLEVAERERPFLRELWRVLAPEGRLIVVVPNRRGLWTHVDSTPFGHGRPYSRPQLDALLSDALFTPLTWSTALHVPPFDRSVLIRSANAWERVGSRIFSGLGGVLVVEARKETVAPASGTRVRIKALRDLVPIR from the coding sequence ATGCATCTCGACGTCGCAACGCTGAGGGATTTTTACGCGACCCCGCTGGGCAAAATCGCGCGGCGCGTGCTTGCGCGCCGCATCCGCACGCTTTGGCCCACCGTATCGGGGGAAACGGTGGCCGGCCTGGGCTTCGGAACGCCCTTCCTCGGCGCATTCCGAGCCGAAGCCGGCAACGTGGCCGCCTTCATGCCCGCAAGCCAGGGAGCACTGATCTGGCCAGCGGGAAACCCGATCCTCTCCTCCCTCGTCGAGGATCATTGCCTGCCCGTGCGGGACAACGCGATCGACCGCCTGCTCGTCGTCCACGGGCTGGAGGTCGCCGAACGTGAGCGCCCGTTCTTGCGGGAGCTCTGGCGCGTCCTTGCCCCGGAAGGCCGCCTCATCGTCGTGGTTCCCAACCGGCGCGGCCTGTGGACCCACGTCGATAGCACGCCGTTCGGTCACGGCCGCCCTTACAGCCGCCCGCAGCTCGACGCCCTTCTTTCCGATGCACTCTTCACACCCCTCACCTGGAGCACGGCGCTGCACGTGCCGCCCTTCGACCGCAGCGTTCTCATCCGCTCCGCCAATGCCTGGGAACGCGTGGGATCGCGGATTTTCTCCGGCCTCGGCGGCGTGCTCGTCGTCGAAGCGCGGAAAGAGACGGTCGCCCCCGCTAGCGGCACGCGCGTGCGCATTAAAGCCCTCCGCGATCTGGTCCCCATCCGCTGA
- the gloB gene encoding hydroxyacylglutathione hydrolase has product MIQPDIHQFPCLKDNFGVLVHDEESGVTLAIDAPDADAVERALDRKGWRLTHILVTHHHADHTAGIPALKASSGCTVIGPRAEAQRIPELDQEVGEPDTLAFGGLRAAVIDTPGHTIGHVSYWFPEAKVAFVGDTLFAMGCGRVLEGTAEMMWGSLMKIAALPPDTALYCGHEYTVANGRFGLSIEPDNLKLKARLDEAERLRADGQPTLPTRVDAELETNVFLRADQRSIRERVGLPLAPDWKVFAEVRERKNRA; this is encoded by the coding sequence ATGATCCAACCTGACATCCACCAGTTTCCATGCCTGAAGGATAATTTCGGCGTTCTCGTCCATGACGAGGAGAGCGGCGTGACGCTCGCGATCGATGCGCCCGATGCGGACGCCGTCGAGCGCGCGCTCGATCGGAAGGGCTGGCGGCTGACGCATATCCTGGTGACGCATCATCACGCCGATCACACGGCGGGCATCCCGGCGCTTAAAGCGTCGAGCGGGTGCACGGTGATCGGTCCCCGCGCGGAGGCGCAGCGCATTCCGGAGCTCGACCAGGAGGTCGGCGAGCCCGATACGCTGGCCTTCGGAGGGCTTCGCGCGGCGGTGATCGACACGCCGGGGCACACGATCGGCCACGTTTCTTATTGGTTCCCGGAAGCGAAGGTCGCCTTCGTCGGCGACACGCTGTTTGCGATGGGATGCGGGCGCGTGCTGGAAGGCACGGCCGAGATGATGTGGGGATCGCTCATGAAGATCGCGGCCCTTCCGCCCGACACCGCGCTTTATTGCGGGCATGAGTATACGGTCGCGAACGGGCGCTTCGGGCTTTCCATCGAGCCTGACAACTTGAAACTCAAGGCGCGGCTGGACGAGGCCGAGCGCTTGCGGGCGGACGGACAGCCGACGCTGCCGACGCGCGTCGATGCCGAACTCGAAACCAATGTGTTTCTGCGCGCCGACCAGCGCAGCATCCGCGAGAGGGTGGGCTTGCCGCTTGCGCCGGACTGGAAAGTTTTCGCCGAGGTGCGCGAGCGCAAGAACCGCGCTTGA
- a CDS encoding cupin domain-containing protein, which produces MTADEIIAALRLAPHPEGGYFRETFRDGAEGGGRARSTAIYFLLKAGEVSRWHRVDAVEVWHWYAGAPLMLAIAPPQGAQERVRLGPAVLEGERPQGIVPTGYWQQAWSLGGWTLVGCTVAPGFTFDGFEMASDGFEPR; this is translated from the coding sequence ATGACCGCAGACGAGATCATCGCCGCGCTTCGGCTCGCGCCGCATCCGGAAGGCGGATATTTCCGCGAGACGTTTCGCGACGGAGCCGAGGGCGGCGGGCGGGCGCGCTCGACGGCGATCTATTTTCTGCTCAAGGCGGGCGAGGTGTCGCGCTGGCATCGCGTCGATGCCGTGGAGGTGTGGCACTGGTATGCGGGCGCGCCGTTGATGCTCGCCATCGCGCCGCCGCAAGGGGCTCAAGAGCGGGTTCGGCTCGGCCCCGCCGTGTTGGAGGGAGAGCGGCCGCAAGGCATCGTTCCGACCGGCTATTGGCAGCAGGCGTGGTCGCTCGGCGGCTGGACGCTCGTCGGGTGCACGGTTGCACCGGGGTTCACGTTCGACGGTTTCGAGATGGCGTCTGACGGATTCGAGCCCCGTTGA